From Primulina huaijiensis isolate GDHJ02 chromosome 15, ASM1229523v2, whole genome shotgun sequence, one genomic window encodes:
- the LOC140958615 gene encoding LOB domain-containing protein 10-like, which produces MSSSNSPCAACKCLRRKCTQECVFAPYFPPETPQKFTNVHKVFGASNVAKLLNELNPSQREDAVNSLAYEADYRLRDPVYGCVGLISILQRKLKDVQCDLESAKKELAGYIGPSAMLPILNHQGFMQQQHPNYGTAYPVMPYNMHPIMGVPTAVPHGGNLIIREPQQHHQQQQQQMLEAQHLAAVAAAREQEMLRNYEQQQQNDLVMFNNGFDDTGVQVAATGFNQMPEPAAEAAMHPSLALGSYENHQYHHRIHQQAQDLPHSQTHPQSHQPYQLQLQSNELLLQQQTAATAHHQQLLQQKQQQLAQPQASHSQPQPQKEKSEEGRSIDSSC; this is translated from the coding sequence ATGTCTTCCTCAAACTCTCCATGTGCCGCGTGCAAGTGTCTCCGGCGGAAATGCACGCAGGAATGTGTGTTCGCACCCTATTTTCCACCGGAGACACCTCAGAAATTCACCAATGTTCATAAGGTTTTCGGTGCCAGTAATGTGGCGAAGCTTCTGAACGAACTCAACCCAAGCCAGCGTGAGGATGCGGTGAATTCATTAGCCTACGAGGCGGATTACCGCCTTCGAGACCCGGTTTATGGATGTGTTGGCCTTATATCGATTCTGCAGCGTAAGCTCAAGGATGTGCAATGTGATTTAGAAAGTGCAAAAAAGGAATTGGCTGGATATATTGGGCCTTCAGCTATGTTGCCTATATTGAATCACCAGGGTTTTATGCAGCAGCAACATCCGAACTACGGGACAGCTTATCCGGTGATGCCGTACAATATGCACCCGATTATGGGAGTGCCAACAGCGGTCCCACATGGGGGGAATTTGATCATTAGGGAGCCTCAGCAGCACCATCAACAGCAACAACAACAAATGCTTGAAGCGCAGCATTTGGCGGCGGTGGCCGCTGCCAGGGAGCAAGAAATGCTGAGAAATTATGAACAACAGCAGCAGAATGATTTAGTGATGTTCAACAATGGGTTTGACGACACCGGAGTTCAGGTTGCTGCCACCGGATTCAATCAAATGCCTGAACCGGCAGCAGAAGCAGCTATGCATCCTTCCTTGGCTTTGGGCTCTTATGAAAACCACCAATATCATCATCGTATCCATCAACAAGCGCAAGATCTTCCGCATTCTCAAACCCATCCACAATCTCATCAGCCGTACCAGCTTCAGCTTCAGTCAAACGAGCTCCTGCTTCAGCAACAGACCGCTGCAACAGCTCACCATCAGCAGCTGCTGCAGCAGAAACAGCAGCAATTAGCTCAACCGCAAGCCTCACACTCCCAGCCGCAACCGCAGAAAGAGAAAAGCGAAGAGGGCAGAAGCATTGATTCTTCGTGTTAA
- the LOC140959867 gene encoding dof zinc finger protein DOF3.4-like — translation MASDAVERKPTRAGHVGAPPPEPEHLPCPRCDSINTKFCYYNNYNFSQPRHFCKSCRRYWTHGGTLRDIPVGGGSRKNAKRSRTSAVSATTTSSGAISSSHHEFRHLPTVGSQFLVPLTADHGGAVPFTGDPKAGLNMCGSYTSLLNTQGTSGILALGGFGLGLGLGSGLDDVGFGLGRAVWPFSAPTGGVVTASVSEHAWQLENGDSGFGGGDCFSFPDLAISTPGSVLK, via the coding sequence ATGGCGAGTGATGCTGTGGAAAGGAAGCCGACCAGAGCTGGCCATGTCGGCGCGCCGCCTCCGGAGCCAGAGCATCTTCCGTGCCCGCGCTGTGACTCTATCAACACCAAGTTTTGCTACTACAACAACTACAACTTCTCCCAGCCTAGGCATTTCTGCAAGTCGTGCCGACGCTACTGGACTCACGGGGGAACACTCCGTGACATACCCGTCGGGGGTGGCAGCCGGAAGAATGCCAAGCGGTCTCGCACCAGTGCCGTGTCTGCTACCACCACCAGCTCAGGAGCCATCTCGTCGTCCCATCATGAGTTCCGCCACCTTCCCACCGTGGGTTCCCAGTTCTTGGTCCCCCTGACGGCTGATCACGGCGGAGCGGTTCCTTTCACCGGTGATCCCAAGGCTGGGTTGAACATGTGCGGGAGTTACACTTCGCTCTTGAACACTCAAGGGACGTCGGGGATTCTGGCGTTGGGTGGGTTCGGTCTCGGGCTCGGTCTCGGGTCTGGTCTCGATGACGTAGGCTTCGGGCTTGGGAGGGCGGTCTGGCCCTTTTCGGCGCCTACCGGTGGCGTTGTGACGGCGAGCGTGTCGGAACATGCGTGGCAGCTTGAGAACGGGGACAGTGGTTTTGGTGGTGGGGATTGTTTCAGTTTTCCAGATCTTGCTATTTCCACGCCGGGTAGTGTTttgaaatga